Sequence from the Gadus chalcogrammus isolate NIFS_2021 chromosome 21, NIFS_Gcha_1.0, whole genome shotgun sequence genome:
CAGGTCCTCCATGCCTTGTGGaagctcctcctccgccgctggCGTGTCCCCGTCCTCCCCAGCCACGGTGGTGATGCTGGCCTTGGAGAGCTCCAACCTCAGCTGGATGAACTCTTCCTCCGACAAAAAGTGCTTGGGGTTGTTGTTCTGAACGTGTTCTTTGAACCTGGCGGGAACAAGGTGGACCCATTAGGTTTCTGGAGCTTATTGGGGCGCAGGGGCAAATGGACACAGCAGGTATTCTACTAACATCATGGGGTGAGTGAAGTCGCTGACAAAAGATATGATAATGTGCTATGATAAAGACTCCCAAACATATTTCATACGAGGCCAGCCGTATATGAAGTATCAATCGGTGGATTCAACCGTCAAGGTCAGCGACACGCATCATAATTGTTCTCCATGTTTGCTGCGTACCTCTGGAAGTGCTGGGAATACAGTTGGGTGGGGATGCCCAGGATGCGATCATAGATGTTTGTGACATGAACCAATTTCTCCTGCTCCGTCTCCCAGTTGATGTAGGCTTCCCACAGCCGGTCGGAGCGAAAGTCTGTGCCTGCCGCCAGTACCGCATGTTCATAAGCACTAAAGAGTCAGAACAAACAAAAAGAGTCAGGACGCAATTTTTCGGTTTGCAtcggattgtcggtgccgtaaGTAGTAAACGTTTATaaatgctactttaacggcacgaCCAACCAAAACCCAAttggaatctagatggaaagAGTGTTTAGTTAAAAACATGAGCAGCTTTCACTGCTTGGCCACCTagagagtttgttatgtacgatcattcaaaaaacccatGTTTCCCCATAGACATTTAACCGATGGAaccaggagcctcggaggcgggacttattcttcagaggtctatgatGCGATATGTTGTCCTTTTCTTATAAGCTGCCTAAAATGGCAAAGGTTGGTTTCATTTCCTCAAACTGACGCCAGACCAAAACAAGAAGTGTAACAAAACCAACAAACCTCTTGTTCTACGGACATTAAAACAGAAAAGGAAAGCTTTCCcggcaaattattatttattttttgttgaaatTCTTGTTGTTCTGTCTTTCTCCGTGAGTGCTCGTGAATCTGTAAAGCGGCCTTGAGCGTGACAAAGGCACTATATAAACTAaacttattttattaatattattatggaAAGCTTTCCCAGATACATGTACCGGATGCCAACTTACGCTCTGATACGTCCTTCCGTTTCTGGGTCGGCAGGGTCTGCGTTTTCTTTGATGAAGGACAGGTAGTGAAGCCACAGGTCTACGCTGAGAGGGATGGCCTGCAAGCCGTGTCTGTACACCTGGGGACGGGAAGAAACGGCACCGACAATGAGACACAATTGACAAGATGGCGACAGAACGCGTGATTAAAACACGCGTGGCAATATAGAAAACGACAAAATGGTAGAAAATGGTATCTCAGAGGAGACACTAATGTTTAGCAGTATCATGATATCCCCGTGTCTTGGTCATATTTACCTCCTCCGCGACCTGTATGTTGTCGTGTTTTTTTTCGATGTCGGCATACTTCTTCCAATAGCCGTAGCAGTACGGATAGTGGAGGAAAAACGCATCAAATGCTTTCCTCACCACTAGGAGAGCATTCtgtaagaaaagaaaaagaaggaacAAACAGAACATCAGTTTAGGTGTCTAAAGCGCACACATTTAAAGGTGTGGTGGTTAATCTCTTAAGGAACGTGAATAGAGTACTTCTGTGCATTGTTCACCTCTTGCTCAACATACTGCAGTAGATAGACCCAACTGTTGAAGTCCTCTGGGTTTGCCTCGCACTCCTTGAAGAGCTTTTCAAACTCTGACGGGACCTCGGGCTCTGGGGGCGCGGGCGGTTCCTGGGTGACCTCCTTGGCCGCTTCCTCCAGCTCCATACCATCCTCGGACATCTGAGGAGCCTCGTTGCCCCCTTGGAGTAGAACGCGTGAAGGGTTAAGCGAGTGCAAAAGGTAGAGCGGCATCACAATCTCAAGCCATCAGTTATGCAAAATCGATGAACACACAAAGCAAATTACCCTGGAGACCATCTTGGTCCACAGCCTCTGGTGCTACAGGGACCTCCTGGCCTTGCTGTGTGGACTCCTCAGGCGCTGCCATGTGTTCTACCTCAGGTGACTGTGGGGCAACATCGGTTGGCTGAGGAGGCTGCTCCTCTTGGAAGAGCTGGGCATTTGCTAGCTGGAACTGCTCCACCGCTTTTTCCACTGAAGCCAGGCCTGGAGACATCTGTTGTTGTTGGGGACCGAAGGAGTCCTGGGAATCCACATGCAAGACGGTGTTCTTTGAATCGGGCTCAGCAGGGACCTGGTCCAGAGACCACtcggcagggggagggagaactGGAAGGTCTGGTAGAAAGCCGTTGCCAGCGCCCTCCATAGCTTGGGAGTCCCCACTGCTGGAGGAGTCGGTGTCAAGAGTTCCCGTCATGGGCTCGTCTGTGTTGTTATAGTCTGGTAACACAGAATTTGAAAGTTATTAGACaacgcattt
This genomic interval carries:
- the prpf39 gene encoding pre-mRNA-processing factor 39 gives rise to the protein MEHTDYNNTDEPMTGTLDTDSSSSGDSQAMEGAGNGFLPDLPVLPPPAEWSLDQVPAEPDSKNTVLHVDSQDSFGPQQQQMSPGLASVEKAVEQFQLANAQLFQEEQPPQPTDVAPQSPEVEHMAAPEESTQQGQEVPVAPEAVDQDGLQGGNEAPQMSEDGMELEEAAKEVTQEPPAPPEPEVPSEFEKLFKECEANPEDFNSWVYLLQYVEQENALLVVRKAFDAFFLHYPYCYGYWKKYADIEKKHDNIQVAEEVYRHGLQAIPLSVDLWLHYLSFIKENADPADPETEGRIRAAYEHAVLAAGTDFRSDRLWEAYINWETEQEKLVHVTNIYDRILGIPTQLYSQHFQRFKEHVQNNNPKHFLSEEEFIQLRLELSKASITTVAGEDGDTPAAEEELPQGMEDLPDPAKRVTEIENMRHKVTETRQEYFNHNEHEVSKRWAFEEGIKRPYFHVKSLEKAQLNNWKEYLDFEMENGTPERVVVLFERCLIACALYEEFWTKYAKYLEGVSIEGVRHVYKKACTIHLPKKPSIHLLAAAYEEQQGNVEEARGILKALEEALPSLAMVRLRRVSLERRHGNLEEAETLLREAMASAKDASETSFYAVKLARQLMKVQKSLSKARKVLLEAIEKDETSPRLYLNLLELEYSGNVQENEGEILACFDKALNSSLPLECRLLFSQRKVEFLEDFGSDINVLVAAYDEQQKLKKETESSKRKAENGSGEPDAKRQRAEENSTTGTAGQDLTANPAYNYNSWYQQQYSNWGQSNWGQYNQYAQYNQYYPPPPT